From a single Desulfoplanes formicivorans genomic region:
- a CDS encoding PTS sugar transporter subunit IIC, whose product MSLFRFCVSVQLLSRPLVAGACWSLVTGSWSTGLGVAFFFELLWLDCIPVGTFIPPASLFSTIASLTLVHVLGLQHPSEIFMVLVATTPFASFMSWLEARQRMWQNREFNLLVVATRRGNASLFAPEKFIRKGIVHTFLIQAVACLGILALLHVLLGYALEHVHIVPWVSWPILWLIASLGGVIAMRFRNAHLYMLGGIGLVELVLWSGFFV is encoded by the coding sequence TTGTCCCTGTTCAGATTTTGCGTAAGTGTTCAATTGCTGTCCCGGCCCCTTGTTGCGGGTGCCTGCTGGTCCCTGGTGACCGGTTCCTGGTCAACCGGTCTGGGCGTGGCCTTTTTTTTCGAGCTTCTCTGGCTTGATTGCATTCCTGTGGGCACCTTCATCCCGCCCGCCTCTCTTTTCTCCACCATTGCCTCCCTGACCCTTGTGCACGTGCTCGGTCTGCAGCATCCCAGTGAAATTTTCATGGTGCTGGTAGCCACGACCCCGTTTGCGTCTTTCATGTCCTGGCTCGAAGCCAGGCAGCGTATGTGGCAGAACAGGGAATTCAATCTTCTCGTGGTGGCGACGCGCCGGGGCAATGCGAGTCTCTTTGCCCCGGAGAAGTTTATCCGCAAGGGGATCGTGCACACCTTTCTGATCCAGGCTGTGGCCTGTCTGGGCATCCTTGCTCTGCTTCACGTGTTGTTGGGCTATGCTCTTGAACATGTGCACATTGTGCCCTGGGTGTCATGGCCGATCCTCTGGCTCATAGCCAGCCTTGGTGGTGTTATTGCCATGCGATTTCGCAATGCCCATTTGTACATGCTGGGAGGCATTGGTCTGGTGGAGCTGGTTTTGTGGTCGGGATTTTTTGTGTAA
- a CDS encoding PTS sugar transporter subunit IIA, which translates to MKLADFLDDACVIADLQARTKEEVLAELIEPLKARWPELDQEKILSVLLDREKLGTTGIGDGIAIPHGKMEGIQEVGLVVGRSLEGLDFNALDHKPCRIFFLVLAPEHVAGMHLRILAHISRLLQDVSFRQAFLNASDKMALCNLLKEA; encoded by the coding sequence ATGAAACTTGCTGATTTTCTCGATGATGCATGTGTAATCGCTGACTTGCAGGCCAGGACCAAGGAGGAGGTCCTGGCCGAACTTATTGAACCCCTCAAGGCAAGGTGGCCCGAACTTGATCAGGAAAAGATACTTTCGGTTCTTCTGGACAGGGAAAAGCTCGGGACAACGGGGATAGGTGACGGCATTGCCATCCCTCATGGCAAGATGGAGGGGATCCAGGAGGTCGGGCTTGTTGTTGGTCGCAGCCTCGAAGGACTGGATTTCAACGCGCTGGACCACAAGCCCTGCCGTATCTTTTTTCTGGTGCTGGCACCGGAACATGTGGCAGGAATGCATTTGCGGATCTTGGCCCATATTTCCCGACTCCTTCAAGATGTTTCCTTTCGGCAGGCATTTCTCAATGCGTCTGACAAGATGGCCTTGTGCAACCTCCTCAAGGAGGCGTAG
- the lptC gene encoding LPS export ABC transporter periplasmic protein LptC: protein MKKTICLFLVVAVAGIVLTIWHLRKDVSVSPETPSLNMDLSLQGVTLRQGSKGRLLWTLNATSADYRKDQGVVFVTDPEILYFQEEESTPVYVEGDHGRIDQKNDQADIWSHVLVRYQGSVLTTQSLHYNGTSSLLLCNKDVEIRRKDMVLTSQRATLELATKRVQAHGQVKAVLMADSPLPSP from the coding sequence ATGAAAAAGACAATCTGCCTTTTTCTTGTTGTTGCCGTTGCGGGCATTGTTCTGACCATTTGGCATCTTCGGAAAGATGTGTCCGTCTCCCCGGAAACGCCGTCCCTCAATATGGATCTTTCACTGCAGGGAGTCACCCTGCGTCAGGGCAGCAAGGGCCGCCTGTTGTGGACCCTCAATGCCACCAGTGCTGATTACCGCAAGGACCAGGGCGTCGTGTTCGTCACGGATCCCGAGATCCTTTATTTCCAGGAAGAAGAAAGCACCCCGGTGTATGTTGAAGGCGATCATGGCCGGATTGATCAGAAGAACGATCAGGCGGATATCTGGTCCCATGTGCTGGTGCGGTACCAGGGCAGTGTGCTGACCACCCAAAGCCTGCACTACAACGGGACAAGCTCCCTTTTGTTGTGCAACAAGGATGTGGAGATCCGCAGAAAGGATATGGTCCTGACTTCCCAAAGGGCCACTCTGGAACTGGCAACCAAACGCGTGCAGGCCCACGGGCAGGTAAAGGCGGTTTTGATGGCTGATTCGCCTCTGCCTTCACCCTAG
- the kdsA gene encoding 3-deoxy-8-phosphooctulonate synthase: protein MNELFKLSLTRHFVIAGPCALESFELARDTALELAAIAGELGLPIVFKSSFDKANRTSVTSFRGPGLSRGLEWLGRIREESGLPVITDIHLPEQAGPVGEVVDVLQIPAFLCRQTDLLVAAAQTGKIVNVKKGQFLAPWDMQPAVEKMRSVGHDKVWLTERGASFGYNNLVVDFRSLAIMKEFACPVVFDATHSVQIPGGLGSASGGRREFVPLLARAAAAAGCNGLFMEVHPDPDKALCDGPNSWPLRTTKTLLKELMAHWSVPHEC from the coding sequence ATGAATGAACTCTTCAAACTCTCATTGACCAGGCATTTTGTGATTGCCGGACCCTGTGCCCTGGAAAGTTTTGAATTGGCCAGGGATACCGCCCTGGAACTTGCTGCCATTGCCGGGGAACTCGGGTTGCCCATTGTTTTCAAGAGTTCCTTTGACAAGGCCAATCGCACTTCGGTAACCAGTTTCAGAGGACCTGGGCTTTCCAGGGGACTGGAATGGCTGGGGCGCATCAGGGAGGAGAGCGGTCTGCCCGTGATAACGGATATTCACCTTCCCGAGCAGGCTGGACCTGTGGGCGAGGTTGTTGATGTCCTTCAGATTCCGGCTTTTTTATGCCGTCAGACCGATTTGCTGGTCGCAGCGGCCCAAACCGGCAAGATTGTCAATGTGAAGAAAGGCCAATTTCTGGCTCCATGGGATATGCAACCGGCTGTGGAAAAGATGCGTTCCGTGGGCCACGACAAGGTTTGGCTGACCGAGCGGGGAGCGTCCTTTGGGTACAATAATCTGGTTGTTGACTTCAGGTCACTGGCCATCATGAAGGAGTTTGCCTGTCCTGTGGTGTTTGATGCCACCCATTCGGTTCAGATTCCCGGAGGCCTGGGCAGCGCTTCGGGCGGTCGCAGGGAGTTCGTGCCTTTGCTGGCCCGTGCGGCAGCTGCTGCAGGATGTAACGGCCTGTTCATGGAAGTGCATCCTGATCCGGACAAGGCCCTTTGTGATGGTCCCAACAGTTGGCCTTTGCGTACCACCAAAACCCTGCTCAAGGAATTGATGGCTCATTGGAGTGTGCCTCATGAATGCTGA
- a CDS encoding manganese-dependent inorganic pyrophosphatase yields MAVYVFGHKNPDSDTVCGAIALADLQSKLGVEAVAVTQGKINPESAFILDKFGVAVPEVKTSFAGEKVMLVDHSDLAQSPDDLKEAELLGIVDHHKLGDVTTPNPLECWIWPVGCSCTVIKAMYDFYGVEIPKNIAGLMLCAILSDTVIFKSATCTDKDKKAAEELAKIAGESDLQALGMKMFEVKSAIKGTPMRELVERDYKDFDMNGNKVGIGQLELVDLALVADIKEDLAKDIQALKEEGNRHSVFLMLTDIMKEGTELLIASDDPSVVEKAFGAKPEGGKVWLDGVMSRKKQVVPNFEKAFA; encoded by the coding sequence ATGGCAGTGTATGTATTTGGTCACAAGAATCCCGATTCTGATACCGTTTGTGGTGCCATCGCCCTTGCCGACCTGCAGAGCAAGCTTGGCGTGGAAGCTGTTGCCGTCACCCAGGGAAAAATCAATCCCGAATCTGCCTTTATTCTGGACAAGTTCGGTGTTGCCGTTCCCGAGGTCAAGACGTCCTTTGCCGGCGAAAAAGTGATGCTCGTGGACCATTCGGATCTGGCCCAGAGCCCCGACGATCTCAAGGAAGCCGAACTCCTCGGTATTGTTGACCATCACAAGCTTGGCGACGTGACCACCCCCAATCCTCTGGAATGCTGGATCTGGCCTGTTGGTTGTTCCTGTACCGTAATCAAGGCCATGTACGATTTCTACGGCGTGGAGATCCCCAAGAACATCGCAGGGCTCATGCTCTGTGCCATCCTGAGCGACACCGTCATTTTCAAGTCCGCCACCTGCACGGACAAGGACAAGAAGGCTGCTGAAGAACTGGCCAAGATCGCTGGCGAATCCGATCTTCAGGCCCTGGGCATGAAGATGTTTGAAGTCAAGTCCGCCATCAAGGGTACGCCCATGCGTGAACTGGTGGAACGTGACTACAAGGATTTCGACATGAACGGCAACAAGGTCGGCATTGGTCAGCTTGAACTGGTTGATCTCGCCCTGGTCGCCGACATCAAGGAAGACCTGGCCAAGGACATTCAGGCCCTCAAGGAAGAAGGCAACCGTCATTCCGTATTCCTGATGCTCACCGACATCATGAAGGAAGGAACCGAGCTGCTTATTGCTTCTGACGACCCCTCCGTGGTCGAAAAGGCCTTTGGTGCCAAGCCTGAAGGCGGCAAAGTCTGGCTTGACGGCGTCATGAGCCGCAAGAAACAGGTTGTGCCCAACTTTGAAAAAGCCTTTGCCTAG
- the rpoN gene encoding RNA polymerase factor sigma-54: MALELRQNLKLTQQLVMTPQLQQAIKLLQLSRVELLDVIQEELLENPMLDEQGQGENKSEQESNQEAETKGQDDKKELATEEKDFLKNAEWEDYLGDFSSTTRQVQGYESESLEEISSYEGRVSAKPSLEGHLLWQLHLSDIDEEDCRIGEMIIGSLTSSGYLAASVEDLAQQLGVSEETVERVLGVVQHFDPVGIAARTAKECLLIQLDAVDDHDPILRSLIEDHLEDIEQRRYKPLLRKFKLAKDDLKEYLDVITALDPLPGASYGSSTSVYVSPDAYVYKYDDDYIIVLNDDGLPKLQLNPFYMETMQGRTSKEDSSYLHEKMRAAQWLMKSLQQRQRTLFKVVESIVKFQHDFFDYGPTRLKPLILKDVAADIDMHESTVSRITTNKYLATPHGIFELKYFFNSALDLDDGTQVGSESVKVAIKKIIEGEDPKKPYSDEKISKMLKDILEVNIARRTVAKYRSALNIESSSRRKKFF, translated from the coding sequence ATGGCTCTGGAATTACGACAAAATCTCAAGCTCACTCAGCAGCTGGTCATGACCCCTCAATTGCAGCAGGCGATCAAGCTTTTACAGCTATCGCGGGTAGAGCTGCTGGACGTGATTCAGGAAGAACTGCTGGAAAATCCCATGCTCGACGAACAAGGTCAGGGCGAAAACAAGTCCGAGCAGGAGAGCAATCAGGAGGCCGAGACCAAAGGACAGGATGACAAGAAGGAATTGGCAACTGAGGAAAAAGATTTCCTCAAGAATGCCGAATGGGAAGATTATCTGGGAGATTTTTCCAGTACCACCCGACAGGTTCAGGGGTATGAAAGTGAGTCCCTGGAAGAGATCAGTTCCTATGAAGGCCGCGTTTCGGCCAAGCCCTCCCTTGAGGGTCATCTGCTCTGGCAGCTCCATCTTTCCGATATAGACGAAGAAGATTGTCGCATTGGTGAGATGATCATTGGCAGCCTCACCTCTTCCGGATATCTGGCCGCCAGTGTGGAAGACCTTGCCCAACAGCTTGGGGTATCGGAAGAAACCGTGGAGCGGGTGCTTGGGGTTGTCCAGCATTTTGACCCCGTTGGCATTGCTGCCCGCACGGCCAAGGAGTGTTTGCTCATCCAGCTTGATGCTGTTGACGACCATGATCCCATCCTCAGGTCCCTTATCGAGGATCATCTGGAAGACATTGAGCAACGCCGGTACAAGCCCCTTTTGCGCAAGTTCAAGCTCGCCAAGGACGATCTCAAGGAATATCTTGACGTCATTACCGCCCTGGATCCCCTGCCCGGTGCCAGTTACGGATCTTCCACCTCGGTTTATGTCAGCCCTGATGCCTACGTGTACAAGTATGACGATGATTATATCATTGTCCTCAATGACGATGGTTTGCCCAAATTGCAGCTCAACCCCTTTTACATGGAGACCATGCAGGGGCGGACAAGCAAGGAAGACTCATCCTATCTTCATGAAAAAATGCGTGCTGCCCAGTGGTTGATGAAGAGTCTGCAGCAGCGTCAGCGGACCCTGTTCAAGGTGGTGGAAAGTATCGTCAAGTTTCAGCATGATTTTTTCGATTACGGACCCACACGCCTCAAACCCCTTATCCTCAAGGATGTGGCTGCTGATATTGACATGCACGAGTCAACGGTCAGCCGGATCACCACCAACAAGTACCTGGCAACACCTCACGGTATTTTTGAACTCAAATATTTTTTCAACAGCGCATTGGATCTGGACGACGGGACCCAGGTGGGTTCGGAAAGTGTCAAGGTGGCCATCAAGAAGATCATTGAAGGAGAAGATCCCAAAAAGCCGTACAGCGACGAAAAAATTTCCAAAATGCTCAAGGACATTCTTGAGGTGAATATTGCGCGCAGGACCGTGGCCAAGTACCGTTCGGCCCTGAATATTGAATCGTCTTCCAGGCGCAAAAAATTTTTCTGA
- the lptB gene encoding LPS export ABC transporter ATP-binding protein: MAILRAHDLVKIFGKKRVVKGITIQVEDGEVVGLLGPNGAGKTTTFYMLVGIIRPNGGSVFLGDQEITRWPLHQRAKSGVSYLPQESSIFKKLTVRQNLMIILEYTGLSRKKRNEKADHLLEQLGITRLAHQKAAFLSGGERRRLEIARALIQDPTFILLDEPFAGIDPLAVEDIQQIIRSLRELGIGVLISDHNVRETLNICDRASIVYDGQIILEGTPDEIVNNPKARQIYLGEDFTL; this comes from the coding sequence ATGGCGATTCTCAGGGCTCATGATCTCGTAAAAATTTTCGGCAAGAAACGGGTTGTCAAAGGCATCACCATCCAGGTTGAGGATGGTGAGGTTGTCGGTCTGCTTGGTCCCAATGGTGCCGGGAAAACCACCACCTTTTACATGCTTGTTGGAATCATTCGGCCCAATGGGGGCTCGGTGTTTCTGGGGGACCAGGAAATCACCCGGTGGCCCTTGCATCAGAGGGCCAAAAGCGGCGTCAGTTATCTGCCCCAGGAAAGTTCCATCTTCAAGAAGCTGACTGTTCGCCAGAATCTGATGATCATTCTGGAATACACGGGCCTGTCCAGGAAAAAGCGCAACGAAAAAGCCGATCATCTCCTTGAGCAATTGGGTATTACCCGCCTTGCCCATCAAAAGGCAGCCTTCTTGTCCGGAGGAGAACGCCGACGCCTGGAGATTGCTCGCGCCCTGATTCAGGACCCCACCTTCATCCTTCTTGACGAACCCTTTGCCGGTATTGATCCCTTGGCTGTGGAGGATATCCAGCAGATTATCCGTTCCCTGCGGGAGTTGGGTATTGGAGTGCTCATTTCGGATCACAATGTCCGGGAGACCCTCAATATCTGCGATCGTGCCTCCATTGTGTATGATGGGCAGATCATCCTTGAAGGAACCCCTGACGAGATCGTCAATAATCCCAAGGCGCGGCAGATTTATCTTGGAGAAGATTTCACCCTTTAG
- the rapZ gene encoding RNase adapter RapZ, which yields MSSITPPVVILTGLSGAGKSTALNVFEDLGFFCVDGLPASILTALVTLFAQEKNSKYRGIALGMDLRQLDFMDQWLLAREELDKLGVVPRILFIEAATNVLLRRYATTRRPHPLENRVAGLEQAVAMEREILAPIREQADLVVDTSAYSVHDLRRIIQEHWTVSRESASGLRVHLISFGFKYGVPAEADIVLDLRFLPNPYFDEKLRPFSGKDEAVAKYVFAQDVAREFFEKLQGFLLFLLPLYAKEGRYRLTIGFGCTGGRHRSVAVTEKMFTILRQKGFVVSLEHRHLELG from the coding sequence GTGAGTTCGATCACACCCCCTGTTGTCATTTTGACCGGTTTGTCCGGGGCAGGCAAAAGTACCGCTCTCAACGTGTTTGAAGATCTCGGTTTTTTTTGTGTCGATGGTCTTCCGGCAAGCATCCTTACCGCCCTGGTCACTCTGTTTGCTCAAGAAAAAAACAGCAAATACAGGGGGATTGCCTTGGGTATGGACCTGCGGCAACTGGATTTCATGGACCAGTGGCTTCTTGCCCGGGAAGAACTGGACAAGCTGGGGGTCGTTCCCAGGATTCTTTTTATTGAAGCCGCAACCAATGTTCTGCTGCGTCGTTACGCCACAACCCGACGTCCCCATCCCCTTGAAAACCGCGTGGCCGGCCTGGAGCAGGCCGTGGCCATGGAACGGGAAATCCTGGCTCCCATTCGGGAACAGGCCGATCTTGTAGTGGACACATCTGCGTATTCGGTCCATGATCTGCGCCGAATCATCCAGGAACATTGGACCGTTTCCAGGGAGAGCGCCTCGGGTTTACGGGTTCATCTCATTTCCTTTGGATTCAAATACGGTGTGCCGGCGGAAGCAGATATCGTGCTGGATTTGAGGTTTTTGCCCAATCCGTATTTTGATGAAAAATTACGGCCCTTTTCCGGCAAGGATGAGGCCGTGGCCAAGTATGTTTTTGCCCAGGACGTTGCCCGGGAGTTCTTTGAAAAACTCCAGGGGTTTCTCCTTTTCCTGTTGCCCTTATATGCCAAGGAAGGGCGCTACCGTTTGACCATTGGTTTTGGCTGTACGGGCGGGCGTCATCGATCCGTGGCTGTGACAGAGAAAATGTTCACCATTCTTCGTCAAAAAGGGTTTGTCGTTTCCCTGGAACACCGTCATCTTGAATTAGGCTAG
- a CDS encoding KdsC family phosphatase yields the protein MNAEERAARVRMLVLDVDGVLTDGGLYYDQEGNILKRFNVQDGLGIKLAQRAGLAIGVISGLDSKAVATRVRELGIEYYYPGHHHKIPVLRQISEQSGIAFSEMAYVGDDWVDVGPMEVVGLPMAVANAQPEIKSMALWIANAHGGQGAVREAIRFILQSQQRLDGLWRTWAD from the coding sequence ATGAATGCTGAGGAACGTGCCGCCAGGGTCAGGATGCTCGTGCTCGATGTGGACGGGGTGCTGACGGACGGCGGCTTGTATTATGATCAGGAGGGCAACATCCTGAAGCGGTTCAATGTTCAGGATGGTTTGGGCATCAAGCTGGCCCAGCGGGCAGGCCTTGCCATCGGGGTCATCTCCGGACTTGATTCCAAGGCCGTGGCCACCCGGGTCAGGGAACTGGGTATTGAGTACTATTATCCGGGCCATCATCACAAGATTCCGGTTTTGCGCCAAATAAGCGAGCAGTCCGGGATTGCCTTTTCGGAAATGGCCTATGTGGGAGATGACTGGGTGGATGTCGGTCCCATGGAAGTGGTTGGTCTGCCCATGGCCGTTGCCAATGCCCAGCCCGAGATCAAATCCATGGCCCTGTGGATCGCCAACGCTCACGGTGGGCAGGGGGCGGTCAGAGAGGCCATTCGTTTCATCCTGCAGTCCCAGCAACGGTTGGATGGACTGTGGCGAACCTGGGCAGATTGA
- a CDS encoding PTS sugar transporter subunit IIA: MIGIVLVTHGVLGDVLLETARTIVGETPYCQCVGIDISKGMDAILAEVKDAAKACDQGRGVLVLTDMFGGTPSNISLSLLVAGKLEVVTGVNLPLLLKVLAHRDLELHKLASEAKSAGKQGILVAGEVLRRRVEG, translated from the coding sequence ATGATTGGTATCGTATTGGTAACCCATGGTGTACTGGGCGATGTTCTCCTTGAAACGGCAAGGACCATTGTGGGAGAAACGCCGTATTGTCAGTGTGTGGGCATTGATATTTCAAAAGGCATGGACGCCATTCTCGCCGAAGTTAAGGATGCGGCCAAGGCCTGTGACCAGGGCCGCGGTGTTTTGGTTCTGACGGACATGTTTGGTGGGACGCCGAGTAACATCAGCCTTTCGCTTCTTGTGGCCGGAAAACTGGAGGTCGTTACCGGGGTCAATCTTCCTCTTTTGCTCAAGGTCCTGGCCCATAGAGATCTTGAGCTGCACAAGCTTGCCTCTGAAGCCAAGTCGGCCGGTAAACAGGGAATTCTTGTGGCCGGTGAAGTCTTGCGAAGGAGGGTGGAGGGATAA
- a CDS encoding iron-sulfur cluster assembly scaffold protein: MSNTLDSFLDDLQNRVFEDTLENMGEEVYKRWRNPVHLKRMDSPSSWAALQGSCGDTLTVYLEIKDDMVKKALFETTGCGSSQVSGEVACEYAEGKTVEEAGLIDGKDVLEALGGLPEENEHCAYLAAETLREAVRKYLEGKNA, from the coding sequence ATGAGCAACACTCTGGATTCCTTTCTGGACGATCTGCAAAATCGTGTTTTTGAAGATACCCTGGAGAACATGGGTGAAGAAGTGTACAAACGGTGGCGCAATCCCGTCCATCTCAAGCGGATGGATTCTCCTTCTTCCTGGGCCGCCCTTCAGGGCAGTTGCGGGGACACGCTTACCGTGTACCTTGAGATCAAGGATGATATGGTCAAGAAGGCCCTTTTTGAAACCACGGGATGTGGTTCGAGCCAGGTGAGCGGGGAAGTGGCCTGTGAATATGCCGAAGGCAAAACTGTTGAAGAAGCCGGCCTGATTGACGGCAAGGACGTGCTTGAAGCCCTGGGAGGCCTGCCCGAAGAAAACGAGCATTGTGCCTATCTTGCTGCCGAGACCCTGCGCGAGGCGGTTCGCAAGTACCTGGAGGGCAAGAACGCATAG
- the hpf gene encoding ribosome hibernation-promoting factor, HPF/YfiA family, which yields MNMNFNFKNFEPSDHLREYAKGRFGKIAKYVPNPDNADLQVNLEVEKFRHRADVVLTGDNLRLSANEQSEDMYSTVDLLLDKLEAQVRRVRDKGKKVRKKGATGRFDVISFSDETELKGQTPTIVRSDRFSPKPMGVDEAAMQLDSLEDDFLVFLNAETERVNVIYHRKNGDFGLIDPGI from the coding sequence ATGAATATGAACTTCAACTTCAAGAACTTCGAGCCTTCAGATCATCTGCGCGAGTATGCCAAGGGTCGTTTTGGCAAGATTGCCAAGTATGTCCCCAATCCGGATAACGCTGATCTCCAGGTCAATCTTGAAGTGGAAAAGTTTCGTCATCGGGCAGATGTGGTCCTCACCGGTGACAACCTCCGATTGTCGGCCAACGAGCAGAGCGAAGACATGTACTCCACGGTGGACCTGCTCCTTGACAAGCTCGAGGCCCAGGTGCGCCGTGTACGCGACAAGGGCAAGAAGGTCAGGAAAAAGGGGGCAACCGGCAGATTTGATGTCATCAGTTTTTCCGATGAAACGGAACTCAAGGGGCAAACCCCGACTATTGTCCGCTCGGACCGTTTTTCTCCCAAGCCCATGGGCGTGGATGAAGCGGCCATGCAGCTGGACAGCCTCGAAGATGATTTTTTGGTTTTTCTCAATGCTGAAACAGAACGGGTCAATGTGATCTATCACCGCAAAAACGGAGATTTCGGTCTTATTGATCCTGGGATTTGA
- a CDS encoding PTS sugar transporter subunit IIB: protein MLWVRIDNRLVHGQVIETWLPYTKARTIIVINDELADDMIRQEIMHLAIPQDISLVFSKVVKADKAIAQARQLRHNASILLLFSTCNDAKIAYNHGVTFSQLNIGNLHYGPGKKQICDHVALGAEDITCLKFFSKQGIELDFRCVPTKPVQVAAW from the coding sequence ATGCTCTGGGTGAGGATAGATAATCGACTCGTGCACGGACAGGTCATCGAGACCTGGCTCCCCTACACCAAGGCGCGAACCATTATCGTTATCAACGATGAACTGGCCGACGACATGATCCGTCAAGAAATCATGCATCTGGCCATTCCTCAGGATATCTCCCTTGTTTTTTCCAAGGTGGTCAAGGCCGACAAGGCCATTGCCCAGGCCCGTCAGCTCCGGCACAATGCATCCATTCTGCTCCTTTTTTCCACCTGCAATGACGCCAAAATCGCCTATAATCACGGCGTAACCTTTTCCCAATTGAACATAGGCAATCTCCATTATGGTCCAGGGAAAAAACAGATTTGTGATCATGTTGCCCTGGGGGCCGAAGATATTACCTGCCTGAAATTTTTTTCCAAACAGGGAATCGAGCTTGATTTCAGGTGTGTCCCCACCAAACCAGTGCAGGTAGCAGCATGGTAG
- a CDS encoding LptA/OstA family protein, with translation MNYLCRLLALIICLWPGPGMAQEARVATTITSDSMFYSPDKNEVSFEGNVHVVRDDFRIWSEKLIIYLAENETSTSTATPGNDQPSQDLSNVEKIVALNNVRLESQGKKGFCGKAIYFQQQEMLQMEESPRLEDGKNTISGEIIKLYTRDNRSEIIGGKKRVEAIFFSRPQQTK, from the coding sequence GTGAACTATCTTTGCAGATTGCTGGCCCTGATTATCTGTTTGTGGCCCGGACCGGGAATGGCCCAGGAGGCCAGGGTGGCAACCACCATCACCTCGGACAGCATGTTCTACAGCCCTGACAAGAATGAAGTCTCCTTTGAAGGCAATGTGCATGTGGTGCGCGATGATTTCAGGATCTGGTCCGAGAAATTGATCATTTATCTTGCCGAGAATGAAACATCCACTTCCACGGCCACCCCGGGCAATGACCAGCCGTCCCAGGATCTTTCCAATGTTGAAAAGATTGTGGCCCTGAACAATGTCCGGTTGGAAAGTCAGGGCAAAAAAGGGTTCTGCGGCAAGGCCATCTATTTTCAGCAGCAGGAGATGTTGCAGATGGAAGAAAGTCCCCGCCTTGAAGACGGCAAGAACACCATCAGCGGGGAAATCATCAAGCTGTATACGCGGGATAATCGCAGCGAGATCATTGGTGGCAAAAAACGGGTCGAGGCCATTTTCTTTTCCCGCCCCCAACAGACGAAGTGA